The Neptunomonas concharum genomic interval TATTGCTTTAAAAATAGCATTTCAAAGCTACGATCCCATGGTAGTTATCCTTGGGCGTATGCTGGTGGCATCTGTTTGTTTTCTTCTCTTCTTTAAATATATTGTCAGGATTGATTATCGTAAGGGTGACTGGAAGCCTTTGCTTTTCATGGTGGTATCCGAGCCTTGTTTATATTTTCTATTCGAAGCACATGCATTGCAAAACACCAGTGCCGCTCAAGCTGGTATGATTACGGCCTTGGCCCCGTTGCTAGTGGCTATTGGTGCCTTTTATGTGCTGAAAGAACGTCTTCACCGTGAGGCATGGCTGGGCTTTGGTGTAGCTGTGGCGGGGGCAATCTGGTTGAGCTTGGCGAGTAATGAGACTGATCATGCCCCTAATCCGTTGCTAGGAAACTTTTTAGAATTGTGTGCCATGATTTGCGCGACGGGCTATACGTTAGCGCTTAAGCATTTGTCGTCTCGCTACTCCACATGGTTTTTGACGGCGCTGCAGGCGTTTTGTGGCGCATTGTTTTTTGCCCCTTTTATGCTGCTTCCTAGTACTGAGTTGCCGACGTCTGTGAATATGGAAGGGCTTGCAGCTATTGTCTATCTAGGTACGCTGATTAATATAGGTGCTTATGGGCTATACAATTTAGCAGTCTCGAAAATAAAAGCCTCTCAAGCCTCCGCCTTTATCAACTTAATTCCTGTTTTTACATTGATAATGGCGTTTCTCATACTGGGAGAGACATTTAATTTGCAGCAGTTATGTGCATCCGCATTAGTGTTAGGGGGTGTTTTACTAAGCCAGTGGCAGCCTAAGCGCCCAGAGGCGATTGTAACTCCGGTTTAATTACGAGACGGCATCATATGCTGGTTCATTGTTACTGACAGGAACAACTGTTTTTAAGGTATGATATTTGGAGAATTGATATAGGAGTTTTATGCTTAATCAACTTCGCCAAAGACTACGAACATATGAGCCCCGCCAGTTTCCAAGTAGAAGCCCTAAAGCAGGGGTTCTGATTGCGTTAACCGATTCGCCTGACCCTCAGGTAATCTTAACGAAGCGCTCTTCGCGTTTATCTACTCATAGTGGAGAAGTGGCGTTTCCCGGAGGGAAACACGATAGTACTGATCCTGACCTTCTGTTTACAGCGCTACGAGAAGCTGAGGAAGAGATTGGATTATCGCCAAGGGATGTTGAGATCCTGTCGCCGTTGGGACAAGTGATGTCAAAGCATAGTTTACAGGTGACGCCTTGGGTGGGTATTGTTCCTGCGGCTATTGAGCTAACACCCAACCCGGATGAGTTGGAGGCCATTTTTCGCGTTCCTCTCTCTTTTTTTATGGAGGACCGCCGCCATCATACAGACGAGATTCGTTTCAAGGGGAAAAGCCACTTTGTTCCAGCATATGAGTACGACGGGCATATTATTTGGGGCTTGACTGCCTATATGTTGGTCGAGCTGCTTAATGTCGGGTTTGATGCTGATATTCCTATGAAACCGAGACCGGAGCATTATCGTGACTGTTGATAAAAAAGATGAGCCTTTTGTGCGCAACCCTTGCATGGGCGTTTGTGCCTTGGATGAGCATGACTTGTGCATCGCTTGCCGACGCAGCGGTATCGAAATAGCGGAATGGGGTGTTATGACGAATGAGCAGCGACGTGATGTTATCAAGAAAATTGAGCGGCGATATCAAGGTGAAATTTGTTAGGTGGGATGATAAACAATGAAAGTGATGGTTGATCTTTGTGTTGTGCCGATAGGTGTAGGCGTTTCTGTATCTGAGTACGTTACCGCGTGCCAAAGAGAGATTCAAGCCGCGGGTTTATCTCATCAAATGCATGCCTATGGTACTAATATCGAAGGTGATTGGGATGACGTGTTTGCCGTGGTGAAGCGTTGTCACGAAGTGGTACACGAGATGGGAGCCCCCCGTGTGACTACTTCTATGAGAGTAGGTACACGTACTGATAGGGAGCAAACGATCTCGGATAAAGTGCAAAGCGTTCTTTCAAAGTTGTGAAGTTAGTCCTCACGTTTAGGTAGCTCTATGATGCGAGCGCTTTTAATTAGGTTGTCAGACATTTGTAATGTTTCGATCCGGTAGTTGGCAATCTGTAGGCAAACGTTTGCATCGGGAATTGCCTCAAGCGTCTCAATGATCAAGCCATTGAGGGTTTTAGGGCCGTCTGTTGGGAGTTCCCAAGAGAGCGACTTATTGATCTCGCGAATATAGGCTGAAGCTTCGATAAAGTAGCTGCCATCCTCCTGAGGGTGAATGTCTGAATTCTCTTCTCGGTGTTCAGCTGACAGCTCTCCTACGATCTCCTCCAAAATATCTTCCAGTGTGGCAATGCCTTGTACATCACCATACTCATCAACCACTAAGCCGATACGGCGGCTCTCTTTCTGGAAATTTAGAAGCTGTGTCTGTAGTGGCGTACCTTCCGGGATAAAGTAAGGTTCACGAATAACTTGTAAAATGGCAGGTTTGGTCACTTTCCCTTGTTGAATAAGTTGCGCCAGATTACGCATATGTAAAATACCAACCACTTTATTTACCTCACCGTTATAGACAGGTAACCGAGTGTGATTGGTTTTAGACAGTTGTTCTAAAATACAGTCAAGGTCTTGGTCTAGATCGATCCCTTGAATCTCGTTTTTTGGGATCATAATATCGTCTACCGTGACATCATTTAGTTCTAATACCCCCAAAAGCATGGACTGCTTACGTTTAGGCAACAAGGCGCCAGCCTCATTCACCAGCGTGCGTAACTCTTCTGTACTGAGATGATGTTCGCCGCTGCCGTCAGTGCTAAT includes:
- a CDS encoding DMT family transporter, with amino-acid sequence MVPVRLIPFISLCLAMLLWASSFIALKIAFQSYDPMVVILGRMLVASVCFLLFFKYIVRIDYRKGDWKPLLFMVVSEPCLYFLFEAHALQNTSAAQAGMITALAPLLVAIGAFYVLKERLHREAWLGFGVAVAGAIWLSLASNETDHAPNPLLGNFLELCAMICATGYTLALKHLSSRYSTWFLTALQAFCGALFFAPFMLLPSTELPTSVNMEGLAAIVYLGTLINIGAYGLYNLAVSKIKASQASAFINLIPVFTLIMAFLILGETFNLQQLCASALVLGGVLLSQWQPKRPEAIVTPV
- a CDS encoding CoA pyrophosphatase, whose protein sequence is MLNQLRQRLRTYEPRQFPSRSPKAGVLIALTDSPDPQVILTKRSSRLSTHSGEVAFPGGKHDSTDPDLLFTALREAEEEIGLSPRDVEILSPLGQVMSKHSLQVTPWVGIVPAAIELTPNPDELEAIFRVPLSFFMEDRRHHTDEIRFKGKSHFVPAYEYDGHIIWGLTAYMLVELLNVGFDADIPMKPRPEHYRDC
- a CDS encoding DUF1289 domain-containing protein — its product is MTVDKKDEPFVRNPCMGVCALDEHDLCIACRRSGIEIAEWGVMTNEQRRDVIKKIERRYQGEIC
- a CDS encoding MTH1187 family thiamine-binding protein codes for the protein MKVMVDLCVVPIGVGVSVSEYVTACQREIQAAGLSHQMHAYGTNIEGDWDDVFAVVKRCHEVVHEMGAPRVTTSMRVGTRTDREQTISDKVQSVLSKL
- a CDS encoding HlyC/CorC family transporter; the encoded protein is MEDASIGFLLGVLCFLIFCSAFFSSSETGMMSLNRYRLKHLVKQNHRGARQASKLLERPDRLIGVILIGNNFVNILASAIATVIAVRLWGDAGIAIATAGLTIIILIFAEVSPKTVAALYPEKIAFPAAFLLTPLLKLTYPLVWVVNGITNGLLKVFGISTDGSGEHHLSTEELRTLVNEAGALLPKRKQSMLLGVLELNDVTVDDIMIPKNEIQGIDLDQDLDCILEQLSKTNHTRLPVYNGEVNKVVGILHMRNLAQLIQQGKVTKPAILQVIREPYFIPEGTPLQTQLLNFQKESRRIGLVVDEYGDVQGIATLEDILEEIVGELSAEHREENSDIHPQEDGSYFIEASAYIREINKSLSWELPTDGPKTLNGLIIETLEAIPDANVCLQIANYRIETLQMSDNLIKSARIIELPKRED